One window from the genome of Pedobacter schmidteae encodes:
- a CDS encoding LytTR family DNA-binding domain-containing protein, translating into MTLNCIAVDDEPLALGLICSFIEQTPFLKLVGGFSSGIKALEALNESDIELIFLDIQMPDLTGLQLARTLDNRPGSHKPRVIFTTAFNNYAIEGYKVDALDYLLKPFDYEEFLKAASKARAYSEMVKSALDYSPAIQEGYLFLKVEYQLVKVAIKDIIYIEGLKDYVKVYLERIDKPILTLTSLKALEQKLSPKMFMRVHRSYIVQLNKITAVTKNALNVGEVSITIGEQYKDRFSEYLRFWL; encoded by the coding sequence ATGACCCTGAATTGCATAGCAGTAGATGATGAGCCTCTGGCCCTTGGGCTCATTTGTAGTTTTATTGAACAAACACCTTTTTTAAAACTGGTAGGTGGCTTTTCTAGTGGCATCAAGGCATTGGAGGCATTGAATGAAAGTGATATAGAGCTGATTTTTCTTGATATTCAGATGCCTGACCTAACGGGGTTGCAGCTGGCGAGGACGTTAGATAACCGTCCTGGAAGTCATAAACCAAGGGTGATATTTACTACTGCATTTAACAATTACGCTATAGAGGGATATAAAGTTGATGCGCTCGATTACCTGTTGAAACCCTTTGATTATGAAGAGTTTTTAAAGGCAGCTTCCAAAGCCAGAGCTTATTCGGAAATGGTAAAGTCTGCGCTGGACTATAGTCCGGCCATACAGGAAGGGTATTTGTTTCTGAAGGTGGAGTACCAGCTGGTAAAGGTGGCCATTAAGGACATCATTTATATTGAGGGATTGAAAGATTATGTAAAGGTATACCTGGAACGTATCGATAAGCCCATTTTAACGCTAACCAGTTTGAAGGCGCTGGAGCAAAAATTGTCTCCTAAGATGTTTATGCGTGTACACCGGTCGTACATTGTGCAATTGAATAAGATAACTGCAGTAACTAAAAATGCGTTGAATGTTGGCGAGGTGAGCATCACCATTGGCGAGCAGTATAAAGATAGGTTTAGTGAATATTTGAGGTTTTGGTTGTGA
- a CDS encoding DNA alkylation repair protein yields the protein MEPLKEMFNHEFYRHFASVFANTDKGFDAEAFVKTATSNLDELSLNGRLRNTSVILQQFLPQDFKKAVDVLYKASPYLRRGYTGLVLPDFVALYGKANFDLSMEALRDFTQLGSSEFGIRQFLKTDPDKTLKVMEKWAEHDDHHVRRLASEGSRPRLPWSFKLEQIIKKPSLTTGILEKLKADDTLYVRKSVANHLNDISKDNTAYMLQLLKSWDSSHPHTGWIIKHASRTLIKKGDQDSLSLFNFEKDVQLRLDNFGINTIHIKLGEELQFGFELSSLKDTPQKLVVDYAIHYTKASGEQSKKVFKLKEINLLPGQQLQFSKKQMFKDLTTRKHYSGQHHIEIMVNGKSYGKKEFDLVV from the coding sequence ATGGAACCATTGAAAGAAATGTTTAACCACGAATTTTACAGGCACTTTGCCAGTGTATTTGCTAACACTGATAAGGGCTTCGATGCGGAAGCTTTTGTAAAAACGGCCACTAGTAATCTGGATGAACTGTCGCTCAATGGAAGGTTGCGAAATACCTCCGTTATTTTACAACAATTTTTACCTCAGGATTTTAAAAAGGCAGTTGATGTATTGTATAAGGCATCTCCTTATTTACGAAGGGGGTATACAGGACTGGTACTGCCTGATTTTGTGGCGCTATATGGCAAAGCGAATTTCGATCTTTCTATGGAAGCATTGAGGGATTTTACCCAGCTTGGCTCTTCTGAATTCGGCATCCGGCAATTTCTGAAAACGGATCCTGATAAAACACTGAAAGTGATGGAAAAGTGGGCGGAACATGACGACCATCATGTAAGGAGATTAGCTTCTGAAGGAAGCAGGCCCCGGTTGCCATGGTCTTTTAAACTGGAACAAATCATAAAAAAACCTTCGCTTACTACAGGCATTCTCGAAAAATTGAAGGCTGATGACACGCTTTATGTGCGCAAGTCGGTAGCCAACCACCTCAATGACATTTCCAAAGACAATACAGCATATATGTTGCAGTTGTTAAAAAGCTGGGACAGTAGTCACCCACATACCGGTTGGATCATCAAACATGCCAGCCGCACACTGATCAAAAAAGGCGATCAGGATTCTCTTTCGCTATTTAATTTTGAGAAAGATGTACAGCTGCGCCTGGATAATTTCGGGATAAATACAATTCATATTAAATTAGGAGAGGAGCTGCAGTTCGGCTTCGAACTGAGCAGTTTGAAAGATACGCCGCAAAAGCTGGTGGTAGACTACGCTATTCACTACACCAAAGCTTCTGGCGAGCAATCAAAAAAAGTATTTAAATTGAAGGAAATTAATCTGCTACCCGGACAACAGCTACAGTTTTCTAAAAAACAGATGTTTAAAGACTTAACTACTCGCAAACACTATTCGGGGCAACACCATATAGAGATTATGGTAAATGGAAAATCTTACGGAAAGAAGGAATTTGATTTGGTTGTTTAA
- a CDS encoding sensor histidine kinase — MFYLKGRFYLTPFLHVFSWLLFAFVLLFHQPLSWSINVPSQFWIKQSCVLTMLVVVFYVNSRLLVPQLLLKNKILTYVLVILAIAVLTGPLIKVVDSALQLPALMDKAFKDIGINRPPKRTDRIDVFLLMMTLFMVGISTSVTLIQKWQADKQIREALEKEKIGSELSFLKAQINPHFFFNTLNNIYALTHIDVEKSRKALHKLSRMMRYLLYETQAGSTPLSKEISFITDYIELMKIRLNEQTTVTFREPVLPYDPQVASMLFLPYIENAFKYGVSTTEPSVIAIAFELKGRELNMTVKNQVFHYSATADEYGGIGLNNTKRRLELLYPGKHTFSPLPMTDANQFIVHLNLVLDDPELHSSR; from the coding sequence ATGTTTTACTTAAAAGGCCGGTTCTATTTAACCCCATTTCTCCATGTGTTTTCATGGTTGCTTTTTGCTTTCGTCCTTCTTTTTCATCAGCCATTGTCATGGAGTATCAATGTCCCTTCGCAGTTCTGGATCAAGCAAAGCTGTGTACTGACTATGCTTGTGGTGGTGTTTTATGTAAACAGTCGGCTACTGGTGCCCCAATTATTACTCAAAAATAAGATTCTCACTTATGTACTGGTCATTCTGGCCATTGCCGTTTTAACTGGCCCCCTTATCAAAGTTGTTGATTCGGCCTTACAGCTTCCAGCATTAATGGATAAGGCTTTTAAAGATATTGGCATCAACAGGCCTCCAAAAAGAACAGACAGGATTGATGTTTTCTTACTGATGATGACTTTGTTTATGGTTGGCATTAGTACCAGTGTAACGCTGATTCAGAAATGGCAGGCTGATAAGCAAATCAGGGAGGCCCTGGAAAAAGAAAAAATTGGTTCAGAGCTTTCATTTTTAAAGGCGCAGATCAACCCGCACTTCTTTTTCAATACCCTCAATAATATTTATGCGCTAACACATATAGATGTAGAAAAATCGCGGAAAGCATTACATAAATTATCCAGAATGATGCGTTACTTGTTGTATGAAACGCAGGCAGGGAGTACTCCGTTAAGTAAGGAAATATCGTTTATAACAGATTATATTGAATTGATGAAAATCCGGTTAAATGAACAGACTACAGTAACTTTTCGTGAACCGGTATTGCCCTATGATCCACAGGTTGCGTCAATGCTGTTTTTGCCTTATATAGAAAATGCCTTTAAATATGGTGTGAGTACAACTGAACCTTCGGTAATTGCCATAGCATTTGAGCTGAAAGGGAGGGAATTGAATATGACCGTGAAAAATCAGGTTTTTCATTATTCAGCAACTGCCGATGAATATGGTGGTATTGGATTAAATAACACCAAAAGGAGATTGGAATTGTTATATCCTGGAAAGCATACTTTTTCGCCCCTGCCTATGACAGATGCGAATCAGTTTATTGTTCACTTAAATCTTGTCCTTGATGACCCTGAATTGCATAGCAGTAGATGA